Proteins co-encoded in one Alcanivorax sp. genomic window:
- a CDS encoding Rrf2 family transcriptional regulator → MQLTTHTDYALRTLICLALQPDNAPMTVQEIARRYDISANHVAKVAQTLTQLGYINSLRGRGGGLVLASTPDSINLGTLVRETENLKLLDCFGENSQCTIEPACKLKNMFLQAQQAFLKVLDGYTLAEVIRNGNELRVLWR, encoded by the coding sequence ATGCAATTGACCACCCATACCGATTACGCCCTGCGCACCCTGATCTGCCTGGCCCTGCAGCCGGACAATGCCCCCATGACTGTGCAGGAAATCGCCCGCCGTTATGACATCTCCGCCAACCATGTGGCCAAGGTGGCACAGACGCTTACCCAGCTGGGCTACATCAACAGCCTGCGCGGCCGCGGCGGCGGCCTGGTCCTGGCCAGCACCCCGGACAGCATCAACCTGGGCACCCTGGTGCGGGAAACAGAAAACCTGAAGTTGCTGGACTGCTTTGGTGAGAATTCACAATGCACCATCGAACCGGCCTGCAAGCTCAAGAACATGTTCTTGCAGGCGCAGCAGGCGTTTCTAAAGGTGCTGGATGGTTACACACTGGCGGAGGTGATCAGGAATGGGAATGAGTTGAGGGTGTTGTGGCGGTAG
- the thrS gene encoding threonine--tRNA ligase, translating into MSVSYQLPDGATMEFDQPASALDIAGRISKKLAKQALAAKVNGNLIDVYLPIDDGATVEIVTRDTDDALELIRHDAAHVMAEAVQELFPGTQVTIGPTIENGFYYDFHRAEPFTPDDLKTIEKRMQDIVRRNEDIRREVWDRDEAVEFFLKAGEEFKAEIIRDLPADQEVSLYRQGDFIDLCRGPHLPSTSKLGDGFKLTKVAGAYWRGDASKAQLQRIYGTAWRDKKELNAYLKQLEEAEKRDHRKLAKEMGLFHIQQEAVGSMFWHPKGWRMRKNLENYIRGKMEKGGYQEVATPQMMDRILWEQSGHWDKYSDDMFTVCTHDHREMAVKPMNCPGHVQIFNQGIKSYRDLPIRLGEFTTLFRNEAHGALHGLMRARSFSQDDAHIFCTEEQINVETAGFITMLREVYRDFGFESFRIKFSDRPDNRAGSDETWDKAEGALREAVESLGLECELNPGEGAFYGPKLEFVLRDAIGRDWQCGTLQVDFVLPERLDAEYVAEDGSRQRPVMLHRAVLGSLERFLGILIESTAGHLPLWLAPVPVAICTITSAADDYAREVQQKLVAAGVPAELDIRNEKIGFKVREHSKTKTPRIWVIGEKEAEEKQVAIRTLGSQATETVDLDEAVAALADAARLPI; encoded by the coding sequence ATGAGTGTGAGCTACCAACTGCCCGATGGGGCAACCATGGAGTTTGATCAACCGGCCTCCGCACTGGATATTGCCGGTCGCATCAGCAAAAAACTCGCCAAACAGGCCCTGGCCGCCAAGGTCAACGGCAACCTGATCGACGTTTATCTGCCCATCGACGATGGCGCCACGGTGGAGATCGTCACCCGCGACACCGACGACGCCCTGGAGCTGATTCGTCACGATGCAGCCCACGTCATGGCTGAAGCCGTTCAGGAACTGTTCCCCGGCACCCAGGTGACCATTGGCCCGACCATCGAAAACGGCTTTTACTACGACTTCCATCGTGCCGAACCGTTCACTCCGGATGATCTGAAGACCATCGAAAAGCGCATGCAGGACATTGTGCGCCGCAACGAGGACATCCGCCGTGAAGTGTGGGACCGCGACGAAGCGGTGGAGTTCTTCCTGAAAGCCGGCGAAGAGTTCAAGGCCGAGATCATCCGTGATCTGCCCGCCGACCAGGAAGTGAGCCTGTACCGCCAGGGCGATTTCATCGACCTGTGCCGCGGCCCGCACCTGCCCAGCACCAGCAAGCTGGGCGATGGCTTCAAGCTGACCAAGGTGGCCGGCGCCTACTGGCGTGGCGATGCCTCCAAGGCCCAGCTGCAGCGCATCTACGGCACCGCCTGGCGCGACAAGAAAGAACTGAACGCCTACCTCAAGCAGCTTGAGGAAGCGGAAAAGCGTGACCACCGCAAACTGGCCAAGGAAATGGGCCTGTTCCATATCCAGCAGGAAGCGGTGGGCAGCATGTTCTGGCACCCGAAAGGCTGGCGCATGCGCAAGAACCTGGAAAACTACATCCGCGGCAAGATGGAAAAAGGCGGCTACCAGGAAGTCGCCACGCCGCAGATGATGGACCGCATCCTCTGGGAACAGTCCGGCCACTGGGACAAATACAGCGATGACATGTTCACCGTCTGTACCCACGACCACCGCGAGATGGCCGTGAAGCCCATGAACTGCCCGGGCCACGTGCAGATCTTCAACCAGGGCATCAAGAGCTACCGGGACCTGCCCATTCGTCTCGGCGAGTTCACCACCCTGTTCCGTAACGAAGCCCACGGCGCCCTGCACGGTCTGATGCGTGCCCGCTCCTTCAGCCAGGACGATGCTCACATCTTCTGTACCGAAGAACAGATCAATGTGGAGACCGCCGGCTTTATCACCATGTTGCGAGAGGTCTACCGGGATTTCGGTTTCGAATCCTTCCGCATCAAGTTCTCCGATCGCCCGGACAACCGTGCCGGCTCCGATGAGACCTGGGACAAGGCCGAAGGCGCGTTGCGGGAAGCGGTGGAATCCCTGGGCCTGGAGTGCGAACTGAACCCGGGTGAAGGTGCCTTCTACGGCCCGAAACTGGAATTCGTACTGCGTGACGCCATTGGCCGTGACTGGCAGTGCGGCACTCTGCAGGTGGACTTCGTACTGCCCGAGCGTCTGGATGCGGAATACGTGGCCGAAGACGGCTCCCGCCAGCGTCCGGTGATGCTGCACCGTGCGGTGCTGGGTTCCCTGGAGCGCTTCCTGGGCATCCTGATCGAATCCACTGCCGGTCACCTGCCTCTGTGGCTGGCGCCGGTACCGGTGGCTATCTGCACCATCACCAGCGCGGCCGACGACTACGCCCGCGAAGTGCAGCAGAAACTGGTGGCCGCTGGTGTGCCGGCCGAGCTGGACATCCGCAACGAGAAGATCGGCTTCAAGGTACGCGAACATTCCAAAACCAAGACCCCGCGCATCTGGGTAATTGGTGAAAAAGAAGCGGAAGAGAAGCAGGTTGCTATCCGCACCCTGGGCTCCCAGGCCACCGAAACCGTGGACCTGGATGAAGCCGTGGCCGCACTGGCCGACGCCGCACGCCTGCCGATCTAA
- a CDS encoding HD domain-containing phosphohydrolase gives MTTPEPDTDVRDGKDVLPRLLRVAQHLSEQKDVPRLMDALLREARFLCNADTGWAWLCRDDDRGEGLFCLAPPAAGSPVRENDALFRPLGGAGLVEACFADGEPLTVVLDGQTLPPADQSLLTSLAPDCKATQLWPLYNHEGRVTGVMQLAYQCEVPRNLQRLENGHLIFQSLLTYAGTALSNLSQVQDLKALLDAFIKVLAQAIDAKSPHTSAHCQRVPVITELLAQAACDDQDQFADFNLDEDGWYELHVAAWLHDCGKLATPDSVLDKSTKLHTLHDRIDEVASRFAALRAEICFRYERECLQTPHLEPSLRERMEQEISALTGDLTFLERINRGGETMAVEDQQRVRDIAARHWTDAWGQSKPLLTDDEVRNLCITRGTLTPEERQIINGHMDVTLDMLGSLPFPPKLRQVPEYAGGHHEKMDGTGFPLGLTRDQMSIPARIMAIADVFEALTAKERPYKTPLKLSEALAIMQRMRDNQHLDPDLYQLFIRSRVWRDYGERHLDPVQLDVEDGAGFL, from the coding sequence ATGACAACACCTGAACCCGACACCGACGTCCGTGATGGCAAGGACGTGCTGCCTCGGCTGCTACGGGTTGCCCAGCATCTCAGTGAACAGAAGGACGTCCCGCGGTTGATGGACGCCCTGCTGCGTGAAGCCCGTTTCCTGTGCAATGCGGACACCGGCTGGGCATGGCTGTGCCGGGATGACGACCGGGGCGAGGGACTGTTCTGTCTGGCCCCTCCTGCCGCCGGAAGCCCGGTGCGGGAAAATGATGCCTTGTTTCGGCCTCTGGGCGGCGCCGGGCTGGTAGAAGCCTGTTTCGCCGACGGTGAGCCGCTGACGGTGGTGCTGGACGGCCAGACCTTGCCGCCGGCAGATCAATCCTTGCTCACGTCACTGGCGCCAGACTGCAAGGCCACCCAGCTGTGGCCGCTCTACAACCATGAGGGGCGGGTGACCGGGGTCATGCAGCTGGCCTACCAGTGCGAGGTGCCGCGCAATCTGCAGCGGCTGGAAAATGGCCACCTGATCTTCCAGTCCTTGCTGACCTATGCCGGCACGGCGCTCAGCAACCTGAGCCAGGTACAGGATCTCAAGGCGTTGCTGGATGCCTTCATCAAGGTGCTGGCCCAGGCCATTGATGCCAAGAGCCCCCATACCAGTGCTCATTGCCAGCGGGTGCCAGTGATTACCGAATTACTGGCCCAGGCGGCCTGCGATGATCAGGACCAGTTCGCCGATTTCAATCTGGACGAGGACGGCTGGTACGAGCTGCATGTGGCGGCCTGGCTTCATGATTGCGGCAAGCTGGCGACCCCGGACTCGGTGCTCGACAAGTCCACCAAGTTGCACACTTTGCATGATCGCATTGATGAAGTGGCCAGCCGGTTTGCCGCCCTGCGGGCGGAAATCTGTTTCCGCTACGAGCGCGAATGTCTGCAGACGCCTCATCTTGAGCCTTCCCTGCGCGAGCGAATGGAGCAAGAAATCAGCGCTCTCACCGGTGACCTGACGTTTCTGGAACGCATTAACCGGGGCGGGGAAACCATGGCCGTGGAGGACCAGCAGCGGGTTCGGGATATTGCCGCCCGCCACTGGACCGATGCCTGGGGCCAGAGCAAGCCGCTGCTGACAGACGATGAAGTCAGGAACCTGTGTATCACCCGTGGAACCCTGACCCCTGAAGAGCGGCAAATCATCAACGGGCATATGGATGTGACCCTGGACATGCTCGGCTCGTTGCCCTTTCCGCCCAAGCTGCGTCAGGTGCCGGAGTATGCGGGGGGGCACCACGAGAAGATGGATGGCACCGGGTTCCCGCTGGGGCTGACACGGGATCAGATGTCGATACCGGCCAGGATCATGGCCATTGCCGATGTGTTCGAGGCGCTCACCGCCAAGGAACGCCCCTACAAGACGCCCCTCAAGCTCAGTGAGGCCCTGGCGATCATGCAACGCATGCGCGACAACCAGCACCTGGACCCGGATCTTTATCAGCTGTTCATCCGCTCACGGGTATGGCGCGACTATGGTGAGAGGCATCTGGATCCGGTGCAGCTGGATGTGGAGGACGGCGCGGGGTTTTTGTAG
- the hmpA gene encoding NO-inducible flavohemoprotein, whose protein sequence is MLSESQLAVIKQTVPILQEHGETLTRHFYQRMFRENPEVLAFFNPAHQHAGTQQRALAGAICAYAQHIETPEVLADAVELIAQKHASLQILAEHYPIVGANLLAAIQEVLGEGATDAVIDAWGAAYGVLADILIAREEQIYADQQKAHGWKGFKRFVVARREAASDNIVSFYLRPEDGEPLHAALPGQYLTLRVAPDGSEPVMRNYSLSGQPDPDLYRISVKKEEGNGAEQPAGVVSAYLHEQIGEGDVVELAPPCGEFTLQPAPADDIPLVLIAGGVGITPLMAMLHGALAQQAGREVILIQCARNGAEQPFVEELNSLKGMHDNLRTHVRLSEARAGDEGFDSEGFVDGALLDELVGNRRAQYYFCGPAPMMRMVNQLLVSRGVDDADIHFEFFGPKEDMAA, encoded by the coding sequence ATGCTGAGCGAAAGCCAACTGGCCGTGATCAAGCAGACCGTTCCGATTCTTCAAGAGCATGGTGAAACCCTCACCCGCCATTTCTACCAGCGCATGTTCCGGGAAAATCCCGAAGTGCTGGCCTTTTTCAATCCGGCGCATCAGCACGCCGGGACACAGCAGCGGGCGCTGGCGGGGGCCATCTGTGCCTATGCCCAGCACATCGAGACCCCGGAGGTGCTGGCGGATGCGGTGGAGCTGATTGCCCAGAAACATGCTTCGCTGCAAATTCTTGCCGAGCATTACCCGATTGTCGGTGCCAATCTGCTGGCGGCGATTCAGGAGGTGCTGGGTGAGGGAGCCACGGATGCGGTGATCGATGCCTGGGGCGCGGCCTATGGTGTGCTGGCGGATATCCTGATTGCCCGTGAGGAGCAGATTTATGCAGATCAGCAGAAGGCTCATGGCTGGAAGGGCTTCAAGCGTTTTGTGGTGGCCCGTCGTGAAGCCGCCAGTGACAACATTGTGTCTTTCTATCTTCGTCCGGAGGATGGTGAGCCGCTGCACGCGGCGTTGCCAGGCCAATACCTGACCTTGCGGGTCGCACCCGATGGCAGCGAACCGGTGATGCGAAACTACAGCCTGTCCGGTCAGCCCGACCCAGACCTGTACCGTATCAGTGTGAAGAAGGAAGAGGGCAATGGCGCCGAACAGCCTGCCGGGGTGGTGTCTGCGTACCTGCATGAGCAGATTGGTGAGGGCGATGTGGTAGAGCTTGCGCCGCCCTGCGGTGAGTTCACCCTGCAACCCGCCCCGGCCGACGATATACCGTTGGTACTGATTGCCGGTGGTGTCGGCATTACTCCGCTGATGGCCATGCTTCACGGTGCCCTGGCGCAGCAGGCCGGGCGTGAAGTGATCCTGATCCAGTGCGCACGCAACGGTGCCGAGCAGCCTTTCGTGGAGGAGCTGAACAGTCTGAAAGGCATGCACGATAACCTGCGTACTCATGTGCGCCTGAGTGAAGCGCGTGCCGGAGATGAAGGTTTCGATAGCGAAGGCTTTGTGGATGGCGCTCTGCTGGATGAGCTGGTCGGCAATCGTCGCGCCCAGTATTACTTCTGTGGTCCCGCACCGATGATGCGGATGGTGAACCAGTTGCTTGTGTCACGGGGCGTGGATGACGCTGACATCCATTTTGAGTTCTTCGGGCCGAAGGAGGATATGGCGGCCTGA
- a CDS encoding M23 family metallopeptidase has product MLRTLFLAGLCLFSAPSLASDWLLSLNGERTQGSLLRGQVTPGVSVMLAGKPVRTTEAGFFAVGFGRDADLEQTLELKKGDQRQQVAVTLDKREYNIQRIEGVPQRTVDPPPEAVLKRIRAEVAAIKQARASDTDLQAFLSEFQWPLTGRISGVYGSQRVYNGKPGRPHFGVDVARPTGTLVVAPADAVITLVQDDNYYSGGTLIMDHGYGVSSTMIHLSEVLVKPGQVVKQGDPVAKVGATGRATGPHLDWRLNWYDEKLDPVTIVPPMGE; this is encoded by the coding sequence ATGTTGAGAACACTCTTTCTTGCCGGGCTTTGTCTTTTTTCGGCGCCGTCGCTGGCCAGTGACTGGCTGCTTTCCCTTAACGGTGAGCGCACCCAGGGTTCGCTGCTGCGTGGTCAGGTGACGCCGGGGGTGAGTGTGATGCTGGCGGGGAAGCCGGTGCGTACCACTGAAGCGGGTTTTTTCGCGGTGGGGTTTGGTCGTGATGCGGACCTGGAACAGACCCTGGAATTAAAAAAAGGCGACCAGCGTCAGCAGGTGGCCGTGACCCTGGATAAGCGCGAGTACAACATCCAGCGCATCGAGGGCGTCCCACAGCGCACCGTGGATCCGCCGCCGGAAGCCGTGCTCAAACGGATTCGTGCGGAGGTGGCGGCCATCAAGCAAGCGCGGGCATCGGATACCGATCTGCAGGCATTTCTGAGTGAGTTTCAGTGGCCGCTGACCGGCCGTATCAGCGGTGTTTATGGCAGCCAGCGAGTCTATAACGGCAAGCCTGGCCGACCCCACTTTGGTGTGGATGTGGCACGGCCTACCGGCACGTTGGTGGTGGCCCCGGCAGATGCGGTCATCACCCTGGTGCAGGACGACAACTACTACTCCGGTGGTACCTTGATTATGGATCACGGCTACGGTGTGTCGTCCACCATGATCCATCTCAGTGAAGTGCTGGTAAAACCCGGTCAGGTGGTGAAACAGGGTGACCCCGTGGCAAAGGTGGGCGCCACCGGCCGAGCGACGGGGCCGCACCTGGACTGGCGCCTGAACTGGTATGACGAAAAACTGGACCCGGTCACCATCGTGCCGCCGATGGGGGAATGA